In a genomic window of Periophthalmus magnuspinnatus isolate fPerMag1 chromosome 3, fPerMag1.2.pri, whole genome shotgun sequence:
- the bbs4 gene encoding Bardet-Biedl syndrome 4 protein: protein MADEEKSAAPPVTAEPKKRRAPKAPELPIVERRNWLIHQHYIRKDYETCKTIIKEQLQETNGMCEYAIYVQALILRLEGKIQQSLELFQSCAILNPASADNLKQVARSLFLLGKHKAAIEFYHEAAKLNDKDWEICHNLGLCYFFIKDLKHAEEHLNAALQLNKHDRSFMMLGKVHLQAGDTDKAIEVYKRAVEFSPENTELLTTLGLMYLQLGKYQKAFEHLGNALTFDPSNYKAILAAGSMMQTHGDFDVAMNKYRVAASAVPESPPLWNNIGMCFFGKKKYVAAISCLKRAHYLSPFDWKVLYNLGLVHLTMQQYASAFHFLSAAINLHPRMGDLYMLLAVALTNLEDQENATRAYEQAVTLDQSNPMVNLNFAIFLYNHGDKKGALEQYQEMERKVNVLRDSSTSLEFDPELIDMAQKMGAALQVTDTVVWSKPSKESKSKGGSSTASKTSGAALGTNQALGQAMSSAASYNKSLHMQAVVSKGPSLPRDTEAEAAPSSPSDPPSELPSDPPGSPEPVDPDNPKAKSSRRKAKAESAN from the exons CCCCAGAGCTGCCCATTGTGGAGAGGAGGAACTGGCTTATCCATCAACATTACATCCGCAAGGATTATGAGACTTGTAAG ACCATTATCAAAGAGCAACTACAAGAAACCAATGGAATGTGTGAATATGCCATCTATGTACAAG CCCTAATCTTGCGTCTGGAGGGGAAGATCCAACAGTCCCTGGAGCTGTTTCAGAGCTGTGCCATCCTTAATCCTGCCAGCGCTGACAACCTCAAGCAAGTGGCCCGGTCGCT ATTTCTCCTGGGAAAACACAAAGCAGCCATTGAGTTCTACCATGAAGCGGCCAAGCTCAACGATAAAGACTGG GAGATCTGCCATAATCTTGGATTGTGTTACTTCTTCATAAAAGACCTCAAACAT GCTGAGGAGCATCTAAACGCAGCTTTGCAGTTGAACAAACATGACCGTTCCTTCATGATGCTGGGGAAAGTCCACCTGCAGGCTGGAGACACAGACAAAGCCATCGAGGTGTACAAGAGAGCTGTGGA ATTTTCACCGGAGAACACAGAACTGCTGACTACACTTGGGCTGATGTATTTACAG CTTGGAAAATACCAGAAGGCATTTGAACATCTGGGCAATGCCCTCACTTTTGATCCCAGCAATTATAAG GCCATCCTGGCAGCGGGCAGTATGATGCAGACCCACGGGGACTTTGACGTGGCTATGAACAAATACCGTGTGGCGGCCAGCGCGGTTCCAGAAAGCCCCCCTCTGTGGAACAACATCGGCATGTGCTTCTTTGGCAAAAAGAAATATGTGGCT GCCATCAGCTGCCTAAAAAGGGCGCACTACCTCTCTCCGTTTGACTGGAAGGTGTTGTATAACCTGGGTCTGGTGCACCTGACCATGCAGCAGTACGCCTCCGCCTTCCACTTCCTCAGTGCAGCCATCAACCTGCACCCTCGCATGGGCGACCTCTACATGCTGCTGGCAG TGGCTTTGACAAACCTAGAGGACCAGGAGAACGCCACCAGAGCTTATGAACAGGCTGTGACACTAGACCA ATCTAATCCGATGGTCAACTTGAACTTTGCCATCTTCCTGTACAACCACGGGGACAAGAAGGGCGCGCTGGAGCAGTACCAGGAAATGGAGCGCAAAGTCAACGTGCTCCGAGACAGCAGCACCAGCCTGGAGTTTGACCCTGAG CTGATAGATATGGCACAGAAGATGGGTGCTGCGCTGCAGGTGACAGATACTGTGGTGTGGAGCAAACCCTCCAAAGAGTCCAAGTCCAAAGGAGGCTCCTCGACAGCCTCTAAGACCAGCGGAGCAGCTCTGGGCACCAACCAGGCTCTGGGGCAGGCCATGTCCTCTGCAGCTAGCTACAACAAGAGCCTGCACATGCAAGCAG tggtGTCTAAAGGGCCCTCACTGCCCCGGGACACAGAGGCTGAAGCAGCCCCCAGCTCCCCCTCAGATCCCCCCTCGGAGCTCCCCTCAGACCCTCCTGGATCCCCTGAACCTGTGGACCCCGATAACCCCAAAGCCAAGAGCTCCAGGAGGAAAGCCAAAGCAGAAAGTGCAAACTAG